In Acetivibrio cellulolyticus CD2, the sequence CAAGGCTTTGAAACATTGAAATCTTGGTTTAACAAGTTAGGTGCCTTTGGCATATTATGGTTAGAGTCTGTTAAACATACTCTGAATGGCTTTTTTCTTATACTGTAAAGTCCGTTTGCCTTCTGAATTTTATAAACCCTATTCCTGTTGCATTTTATACCAGCATCCTTAACATCATCCCACATTTTATCAAGGCCAATCATGCCCTGAGCCTTTGCATGGCTATCTTTAAGTATTCTCAATATCTGCTCGTTTTTCTTTTCTCTTTCACTTGGTTCTCTTCCATTCCAGTCATAATATCCACTTCTTGAAACATCCAGAGTATCACACATCTTCTCAACAGGGCGTTTTTTGCTGTTTATCTTTTTTATTATTTGAAATACTACTTCCGGTTGCTCTGGGCGAAGATGCTTGTAGCTTTTTTTAATATATCAATTGTTACCTCATGATCTACAATTTTTTTCTTGGCTTCCTTGAGTTCTGCCTCTAATTCTGCTATTCTTACTTTATCAGGGTCTTGCTTGTCCTTGCTTTCTTTGAGCCAGTTCCTGATCGTTTGATCTTTGACACCAAAATCCTTTTCGATGCTAGTAATAGAGCGTTTTTCTTCTCTCACTAGCCTTATTATGTCAGCTTTGAATTCTTCAGTGTAACGTTTACCATGACTTCCCATTTTGATCCCCTCCACAGTTATATTGTACCCTAACTTAACTGTGTCCGGCAAATCGAATTTGGGTCAAACACTTACAAAAAAGCATTTTGAGTAAAAACAAAAACGAAATTTTCCGTTAAAGAGCCGGGAAATTTCTTTTTTTAGGCTGTAGTCTGTTCTATTAATTTATTCACAAAATTACAAATTACAGTTTTGAGAATTTGGTGCCTTTTAAATTATTATATATCATGTTTAGTATTTATTTTTTATTTTATCTAATTATCTAAATTGTGTTGTATTTAATGAAAATATGTAGACTTACAGAGGTTATTTATGTAAAATTAATATTGGAAATAATTAATACTGCGTATATTTAAGTATATTTTGG encodes:
- a CDS encoding IS3 family transposase (programmed frameshift) gives rise to the protein MGSHGKRYTEEFKADIIRLVREEKRSITSIEKDFGVKDQTIRNWLKESKDKQDPDKVRIAELEAELKEAKKKIVDHEVTIDILKKGYKHLRPEQPEVVFQIIKKINSKKRPVEKMCDTLDVSRSGYYDWNGREPSEREKKNEQILRILKDSHAKAQGMIGLDKMWDDVKDAGIKCNRNRVYKIQKANGLYSIRKKPFRVCLTDSNHNMPKAPNLLNQDFNVSKPCAVWVTDITQIVTGEGKLYLAAVKDLYNKEVVGWAVADHMRTELCLDAIRSAVIKHRPPKGLIHHSDQGSQYCSKDYIEELEKYGMIRSMSRKGNCWDNACAETFFSTIKSERLHHKNYKTFEEARRYIFWYIESFYNRSRRHASLGNLTPVQFLQNYYGDRKVS